The Eggerthella guodeyinii sequence CGCCAGGGCGTGTCGGAAGTGGTGTACGGCGCGGGCAAGACGGCCGAGCAGATCGCGGGCGTGTGCCGCGCGCTCGTGGCGAACGGGCAGGAGCGCGTGCTGATCACCCGGCTCGACGCCGACAAGGCCGCCGCGGTCGAGCGCGGCCTGGAGGGCGCGTGCTCGCTGCCGTTCGCGTATCGCGAGGGGCCGCGCCTCGGCATCGTGGGCGAGGCGCCCGAGCCCGACGGCAACGGCCCCATCGTGATCGCCGCCGCGGGCACGAGCGACCTGCCCGTGGCCGAGGAGGCCGCCGTGACGGCCGAGATGCTGGGCAACGACGTGGTGCGCCTCTACGACGTGGGCGTGGCCGGCATCCATCGCCTGCTCGCGCACGCCGACGACATCGCGCAGGCGAGCGTCGTGGTGGCGGTGGCGGGCATGGAGGGCGCGCTGGCCAGCGTGGTGGGCGGCCTCGCCTCGTGCCCGGTGATCGCGGTGCCCACGAGCGTGGGCTACGGCGCCAGCTTCGGCGGCGTGGCGGCGCTGCTGGCCATGCTGAACTCGTGCGCTTCGGGCGTGTCCGTCGTGAACATCGACAACGGCTTCGGCGCGGGCTACCAGGCCCATATGATCAACCATGTGAAAGCGAGGACGGCATGACGACGTTGGTTTGGAACCTGGAGGAGAACGCCACCCGGCGCCATCTGCTAGACGAGGCGCTGCTGCAGCTGCCCGAGGCGCGCCGCGCGCAGGTGCGCGCCGCCGCGGATGCGGCCGGGGTGCCCGAGGGGCACCACCACGACCTGGGCGCGGTCTACGCCACCATCGACGCGCTCGACGCGAGCGAGCGCGTGAAGGACGACATGCGCGCGATCTACCGCATCCTCGCCGAGGCCGAGGCGACGGCGCACGGCTGCGCGGTGGAGGAGACGCACTTCCACGAGGTGGGCAACGGCGAGGCGCTGCGCAACGTGGCTGCCATCTGCCTGGCCGTGGAGGCCCTCGATCCCGACGAGATCGTCGCCACCCCCGTGCAGACGGGGCGGGGCACCGTGACGTGCGCGCACGGCGAGCTGCCCATCCCCGCACCGGCCACCGCGGCCATCATCGCCCGCGGCATCCCCACGTGCGAGCGCCTCCTGGAGGGGGAGCGCTGCACCCCGACGAGCGCCGCCGTCATCCTGCACTTCGTGGGGCGCTACGAGCGGTAGGCGCGCGCCCGGCCCGGCCCCCGAATGTTTCACGTGAAACATTCGTTCGCGCAAACAAATGTTTCACGTGAAACATTCGAACGAAAAACGCCCGTCGATCCGCAAGGGGTTCGACGGGCGTTTCGGGTTCGGGAGCTCGGGTCGCGCTAGTTCAGGAAGTCCTCCAGGATCTCCTGCTCGGCTTCCTCTTCCGTCAGGCCGAGGGTCATGAGCTTCGTGATCTGGTCGCCGGCGATCTTGCCGATGGCGGCCTCGTGCACGAGCAGCGCGTCCTCGCTGGCGGCCTCGATGCCGGGGATGGCGGTCACCTTGGCATGCCCCATGATGATGGCGTCGCACTGCACGTGGCCGCGGCACTGCGCCTCGCCGATGACCAGCGGGTTGAAGATCTGCTTGGAGTTGTCCTGCGCCACCGAGCGCGAGATCACCTGCACGCTGGAATCGTCGCCCTTGAGCTCCACCTTCATGTTCGAGGTGGCCACCTGGTCGTCGTGCGTCAGCAGCTTCTCGGTCAGCACGAGCTTCGCGCCCGCGCCCAGCTCGGCGTTCGTGTCGCGCACGGTGGACGACACGCCGCGCAGCTGCGTGAGCTCCATCTCGCAGCTCGCGTTCTCCTCCATGACGACGTTCGTCACGGGGTTCAAAATGCGCTCGCCGGTGCCCGTGCCCTCGCCGTAGTGCTTCTCCACGTACTTCACGTGGCTGTTCTTGCCGCAGTAGAACGTGTGGATGCCGTCATGCTCGGACGCTTGGTGGCTCTCGTTGTGGATGCCGCAGCCGGCGATGATGGTCACGTCGCAGTCGTCTTCGATGTAGAACGTGTTGTACACGACGTCCTTGAGGCCGGACTGCGTGACGATGACGGGGATGTACACCGTCTCGCCCTTCGTGCCGGCCTTGATGCGGATGTCGATGCCGGGGTTGTCCGTCTTCGTGGCGATCTCGATGTTCGCCGACGAATGGCGCTCGACGAGCTGCCCGTCCTTGCGGATGTTGAACGCGCCCTTCGGCATGCCGTGTATGTTGGCGATCTCGGCGAGCAGCCCCTCGTCGATGGGGGAAAGGTCAACAGCCATGATGGCCTCCTTCGTGTGCGGTGCGGCGGGCGCGCGGCCCGCGCGGGGTTAGCAGGTGGTGGGGATCTCGGTGATGTGCAGCTCGGTGGGCGTGCTCAGCTGGCAGCCGGGGATGCCCTTCGCCACGAAGCCCAGCTTCGGCATGAGCTCGTCGGGCGTGCCCGTGTCCACCACCTTGCCGTCGCGCAGCAGCACGATCTCGTCGGCCAGCTGGATGATGCGCTCCTGGTGCGAGATGATCACGATGGAGCGGCCGTCGCGCGCCTCGTGGATGTCGCGGAACGTCTCGGTGAGGCGGTCGAAGCTCCACAGGTCGATGCCGGCCTCGGGCTCGTCGTAGATGGCCAGCTTCGGGTCGCGCGCGAGGATCGTGGCGATCTCGATGCGCTTCACCTCGCCGCCGGACAGGTTCTTGTCCACCTCGCGCGTGAGGTAGCTCGCCGAGCACAGGCCCACCTTGGCCAGGTACTCGTTGCACGCGAGCATCGGCAGCTTCTTGCCGGCCGCGATGTCGAGCAGCTTCTTCACCTTCATGCCCTTGAAGCGCGCGGGCTGCTGGAAGCCGTAGCCGATGCCCTTCTTGGCGCGCTCGGAGATGCCGAGATCGGTGACGTCCTCGCCGTCGAGCAGGATCTGGCCGC is a genomic window containing:
- a CDS encoding ABC transporter ATP-binding protein: MLELKNLTFEVPLADGSKDTKRIIDDLSLTIPDGRFTVITGPNGGGKSTLAKLIMGVERATSGQILLDGEDVTDLGISERAKKGIGYGFQQPARFKGMKVKKLLDIAAGKKLPMLACNEYLAKVGLCSASYLTREVDKNLSGGEVKRIEIATILARDPKLAIYDEPEAGIDLWSFDRLTETFRDIHEARDGRSIVIISHQERIIQLADEIVLLRDGKVVDTGTPDELMPKLGFVAKGIPGCQLSTPTELHITEIPTTC
- the larB gene encoding nickel pincer cofactor biosynthesis protein LarB, producing the protein MEQRQLRELLERVAAGETAIDEAERALRIAPFTELGYATVDNHRGMRQGVSEVVYGAGKTAEQIAGVCRALVANGQERVLITRLDADKAAAVERGLEGACSLPFAYREGPRLGIVGEAPEPDGNGPIVIAAAGTSDLPVAEEAAVTAEMLGNDVVRLYDVGVAGIHRLLAHADDIAQASVVVAVAGMEGALASVVGGLASCPVIAVPTSVGYGASFGGVAALLAMLNSCASGVSVVNIDNGFGAGYQAHMINHVKARTA
- a CDS encoding SufB/SufD family protein encodes the protein MAVDLSPIDEGLLAEIANIHGMPKGAFNIRKDGQLVERHSSANIEIATKTDNPGIDIRIKAGTKGETVYIPVIVTQSGLKDVVYNTFYIEDDCDVTIIAGCGIHNESHQASEHDGIHTFYCGKNSHVKYVEKHYGEGTGTGERILNPVTNVVMEENASCEMELTQLRGVSSTVRDTNAELGAGAKLVLTEKLLTHDDQVATSNMKVELKGDDSSVQVISRSVAQDNSKQIFNPLVIGEAQCRGHVQCDAIIMGHAKVTAIPGIEAASEDALLVHEAAIGKIAGDQITKLMTLGLTEEEAEQEILEDFLN
- the larC gene encoding nickel insertion protein codes for the protein MTTLVWNLEENATRRHLLDEALLQLPEARRAQVRAAADAAGVPEGHHHDLGAVYATIDALDASERVKDDMRAIYRILAEAEATAHGCAVEETHFHEVGNGEALRNVAAICLAVEALDPDEIVATPVQTGRGTVTCAHGELPIPAPATAAIIARGIPTCERLLEGERCTPTSAAVILHFVGRYER